One window of the Bacteroidota bacterium genome contains the following:
- a CDS encoding TonB-dependent receptor: MHIAFCLLLASVSLASGALAQGRLAGTVTDAETGESLPGVNVLVLGTSLGAATDFDGRYTINGLRAGDYTVQASFVGYETKQFTGIEVAGSGTTTLDIELGEAVLQTEGEVVIVGERPLVDVEQSSSAYTIDREAIAAAPVREVQEVVATQAGVVRDPTGLYIRGGRADETGFVVDGVSAKDPLSGTGFGLDLGANAFAEVEVTTGGVGADVGDATSGVVSVTTRDGTDQFAGSFSHKRDNFGANSDWGSTWNEQVYEGSLSGPILPGKLRFFASGQAQFSDTFTRFVSTPDQVQSSLLGGTGWIPFQDNRWNALGKLTYLPRPGMKLQASYNRSLAVNQNTRMLQVTGNDDVIRPGYQYAFALQPDNANTYTHDNNLAYLRWTHVLNDQSFYEVQASRLFTRLRSDANGRDWRPDDVSEELDPASIVDFPASLFLGPDGNPIDPNAVFVLPGPGLFNNGGVATRWHDHFAEEAVLKGSYTRFTANRGYEITAGFDLKFNDYQWIDITRPWIGAPIVTAEGDTTSSNRLGEASDVWRVRPRRAAFFVQNQFRYKGLIANVGLRSEFWAPGQYVDDLVADSVFTIPAAIREGYLDESVSVFGLRWKARLLPKLRVSFPVRENQVLFFNYGHSTRLPHPTFLYTNLDPFFQDRSFFGDLGNPNLNPEVDISYELGFRNQITSNDALTLTAFWRDKFDFITATNVTVADGTGRETSRALRVNGDFARVRGIEASYIKRVSDWFRGQINASYSRATGLASTNSEALQDLIQDGNVDNTFETPLAWDRPFDLKASTTFSWDRSQPLWGVPGLNRFRLYLATTFRSGQRYTPVRFVGREANPFTGERDWRPIYERVDDPELRFSEVGKAWWWFDLNLQRRVGIVGQDLVFTLEVTNLFNQQNAVIVNPVTGEGYPDLGSGTNFVDLRDDSRYDVPSNLRDPRYEDPNTSGLPPLNPARFLPQRHILLGLSFEF; this comes from the coding sequence ATGCACATTGCGTTCTGTCTCCTTCTTGCCTCGGTGAGCCTGGCTTCCGGCGCGCTCGCACAGGGCCGCCTCGCCGGGACCGTCACCGACGCCGAGACCGGCGAGAGCCTTCCGGGCGTCAACGTCCTCGTGCTCGGGACCAGCCTCGGGGCGGCGACCGACTTCGACGGGCGCTACACGATCAATGGCCTTCGCGCGGGCGACTACACCGTGCAGGCGTCGTTCGTCGGGTACGAGACCAAGCAGTTTACCGGGATCGAGGTGGCCGGCAGCGGGACGACGACGCTCGACATCGAGCTTGGCGAGGCCGTGCTCCAGACCGAAGGCGAGGTCGTGATCGTCGGCGAGCGGCCGCTCGTAGACGTCGAGCAGTCGTCGAGCGCCTACACGATCGACCGCGAGGCGATTGCCGCCGCGCCGGTGCGCGAGGTGCAAGAGGTCGTCGCCACGCAAGCCGGCGTCGTCCGCGACCCGACGGGCCTCTACATCCGCGGCGGCCGGGCCGACGAGACCGGCTTCGTGGTCGACGGCGTGAGCGCCAAAGACCCGCTCTCCGGGACGGGCTTCGGGCTCGACCTCGGGGCCAACGCCTTCGCCGAGGTCGAGGTCACGACCGGCGGCGTCGGGGCCGACGTCGGGGACGCGACCTCGGGCGTGGTATCCGTCACCACGCGCGACGGGACGGACCAGTTCGCGGGCTCGTTCTCGCACAAGCGCGACAACTTCGGGGCCAACAGCGACTGGGGCTCGACGTGGAACGAGCAGGTCTACGAGGGCTCGCTCTCCGGCCCGATCCTCCCCGGCAAGCTCCGCTTCTTCGCCTCCGGCCAGGCGCAGTTCTCGGACACCTTCACCCGCTTCGTCTCGACTCCGGACCAGGTCCAGTCCTCGCTCCTCGGCGGGACCGGCTGGATCCCGTTCCAGGACAACCGCTGGAACGCCCTCGGCAAGCTGACCTACCTCCCACGGCCCGGGATGAAGCTCCAGGCCAGCTACAACCGCTCGCTCGCCGTCAACCAGAACACCCGGATGCTCCAAGTGACCGGCAACGACGACGTCATCCGCCCCGGCTACCAGTACGCCTTCGCGCTCCAGCCGGACAACGCCAACACCTACACCCACGACAACAACCTCGCCTACCTCCGCTGGACCCACGTCCTGAACGACCAGTCGTTCTACGAAGTCCAGGCCAGCCGCCTCTTCACCCGCCTCCGCTCCGACGCCAACGGCCGCGACTGGCGGCCCGACGACGTGAGCGAGGAGCTCGACCCGGCGAGCATCGTCGACTTCCCGGCCTCGCTCTTCCTCGGGCCCGACGGCAACCCCATCGACCCGAACGCGGTCTTTGTCCTTCCCGGCCCAGGCCTGTTCAACAACGGCGGCGTCGCCACGCGCTGGCACGACCACTTCGCCGAGGAGGCCGTCCTCAAAGGGAGCTACACGCGCTTCACGGCCAACCGGGGCTACGAGATCACGGCGGGCTTCGACCTCAAGTTCAACGACTACCAGTGGATCGACATCACGCGCCCGTGGATCGGCGCGCCGATTGTGACGGCCGAGGGCGACACGACGAGCTCGAACCGGCTCGGCGAGGCGAGCGACGTGTGGCGGGTCCGGCCGCGCCGCGCCGCGTTCTTCGTCCAGAACCAGTTCCGCTACAAAGGTCTGATCGCGAATGTCGGCCTGCGGAGCGAGTTCTGGGCCCCGGGCCAGTACGTCGACGACCTCGTCGCCGACAGCGTCTTCACGATCCCGGCCGCGATCCGCGAGGGCTACCTCGACGAGTCGGTCAGCGTGTTCGGGCTGCGCTGGAAGGCGCGGCTCCTGCCGAAGCTCCGGGTCAGCTTCCCGGTGCGCGAGAACCAGGTGCTCTTCTTCAACTACGGCCACTCGACCCGGCTGCCGCACCCGACGTTCCTCTACACCAACCTCGACCCGTTCTTCCAGGACCGCTCGTTCTTCGGCGACCTCGGCAACCCGAACCTCAACCCCGAGGTCGACATCTCCTACGAGCTGGGCTTCCGCAACCAGATCACCTCCAACGACGCGCTCACGCTGACCGCCTTCTGGCGCGACAAGTTCGACTTCATCACTGCCACGAACGTGACCGTCGCCGACGGCACGGGCCGCGAGACGAGCCGCGCGCTCCGCGTCAACGGCGACTTCGCCCGCGTCCGCGGCATCGAGGCGAGCTACATCAAGCGCGTCAGCGACTGGTTCCGGGGCCAGATCAACGCCTCGTACTCCCGCGCGACGGGCCTCGCCTCGACCAACTCCGAGGCGCTCCAGGACCTCATCCAGGACGGCAACGTGGACAACACGTTCGAGACGCCGCTGGCCTGGGACCGCCCGTTCGACCTCAAGGCGAGCACGACGTTCTCGTGGGACCGCTCGCAGCCGCTCTGGGGCGTGCCCGGCCTGAACCGCTTCCGGCTCTACCTCGCCACGACCTTCCGCAGCGGGCAGCGCTACACGCCCGTCCGCTTCGTCGGGCGCGAGGCCAACCCCTTCACCGGCGAGCGCGACTGGCGCCCGATCTACGAGCGCGTCGACGACCCCGAGCTGCGCTTCTCGGAGGTCGGCAAGGCGTGGTGGTGGTTCGACCTCAACCTCCAGCGCCGCGTCGGCATCGTCGGGCAGGACCTCGTCTTTACGCTCGAGGTGACGAACCTCTTCAACCAGCAGAACGCGGTCATCGTCAACCCCGTCACGGGCGAGGGCTACCCCGACCTGGGCAGCGGTACCAACTTCGTCGACCTCCGCGACGACAGCCGCTACGATGTGCCGAGCAACCTCCGCGACCCGCGCTACGAGGACCCCAACACGAGCGGTCTGCCACCGCTGAACCCCGCGCGCTTCCTGCCGCAGCGCCACATCCTGCTCGGCCTCAGCTTCGAGTTCTAG